In Triticum urartu cultivar G1812 chromosome 6, Tu2.1, whole genome shotgun sequence, the following proteins share a genomic window:
- the LOC125517264 gene encoding putative clathrin assembly protein At5g57200 isoform X1, giving the protein MGSWRKAYGALKDSTRVGLAKVHSDFKDLDIAIVKATNHVECPPKERHVRKIFLATSMTCPRADVAYCIYALSRRLSKTKNWTVALKTLIVIHRLLREGDPTFKEEFLAHSHKRNLLHMANFKDGSSPLAWDCSAWVRTYALFLEERLECFRNLKYDIETERLMRSPQHSAKAHSRTRTMPWLDLMEHLPSLQQLLFRLMGCQPEGLACSNYLIQYALALALEESFKTYCAINDRIINLVDMFFERPRYDAIKAIAVYKRASMQAENLADFYEFCKDLELDTTFQFPTLRQPPPSFLAAMEEYIREVPRPTIRRLDSEERKLLTYSQEAPKEPKKPVEEEQEEPAQPEQEPEPEPEPEPEQQLPAMETTGDLLVFFSISYFSGPFRFISSESHYCPFLLACFMQNLDEEVNPFVVDLDEHNALALAIVAPGDGSKASTCQDLFSGSTSGWELALVTAPSRYTSQPIETKLAGGFDIMLLDSLYEDGARRQQIASVAYNGSLGQANNPFETNDPFAMSNSFAPPSNIQLAMVTQQQQYFQAQQHQQQYYYQPQLQYYQPRLQQQHQQQYFQAQQHQHQYFQQQPQYCVHPAGTYNPFGDPFTDLVTLAAPSKQGDLSLL; this is encoded by the exons ATGGGGTCGTGGCGCAAGGCCTACGGCGCCCTCAAGGACTCCACCAGGGTCGGCCTCGCCAAGGTCCACAGCGACTTCAAG GATTTGGATATTGCCATTGTCAAGGCGACCAACCACGTAGAATGCCCTCCCAAGGAGCGCCACGTCAGAA AAATATTCTTGGCAACCTCGATGACCTGCCCTCGCGCCGATGTCGCCTACTGCATATACGCCTTGTCCAGAAGGCTGTCCAAGACAAAGAATTGGACA GTTGCCTTGAAGACGTTGATAGTGATACACAGGCTTCTGCGAGAAGGCGATCCTACTTTCAAGGAGGAGTTCCTGGCCCACTCACACAAAAGAAACCTTTTGCACATGGCGAATTTCAAGGATGGCTCGAGCCCATTAG CTTGGGATTGCTCCGCGTGGGTTCGCACCTACGCGCTCTTCCTGGAGGAGCGGCTCGAGTGCTTTAGGAATCTAAAATACGACATCGAAACCGAGCGTCTGATGAGATCTCCCCAGCATTCTGCCAAG GCACATAGTAGAACCAGGACGATGCCTTGGCTTGATCTTATGGAGCATTTGCCTTCATTGCAGCAGCTGCTCTTCAGGCTTATGGGCTGTCAG CCTGAAGGTTTAGCATGCTCAAACTACCTCATTCAATATGCATTAGCCTTG GCTTTGGAGGAGAGCTTTAAAACATATTGCGCAATCAATGATAGAATCATCAACCTTGTTGATATG TTCTTCGAGAGGCCGAGGTATGATGCTATCAAGGCTATTGCAGTCTATAAAAGAGCTAGCATGCAG GCAGAAAACCTTGCTGATTTTTACGAATTCTGCAAGGATCTTGAGCTTGACACGACATTCCAGTTTCCTACTCTCAGACAG CCACCCCCATCATTTCTTGCAGCCATGGAGGAGTACATCAGAGAAGTGCCACGTCCCACAATCAGGAGACTG GACAGCGAGGAGAGGAAGCTACTAACCTACAGCCAGGAAGCTCCAAAAGAACCTAAAAAGCCGGTGGAAGAGGAGCAAGAAGAGCCTGCACAGCCTGAACAAGAACCAGAGCCTGAGCCTGAGCCTGAGCCTGAACAACAACTGCCCGCAATGGAAACCACTGGAGATTTACTCGTATTCTTCTCCATAAGCTATTTTTCTGGTCCATTTCGGTTCATCTCCTCTGAATCTCACTACTGTCCTTTCCTGCTTGCATGCTTCATGCAGAACCTGGATGAGGAGGTGAATCCCTTTGTCGTGGATCTTGATGAACACAACGCGCTTGCACTCGCTATTGTGGCACCAG GAGATGGAAGCAAAGCATCAACTTGTCAAGATTTGTTTTCTGGCAGCACATCTGGGTGGGAGCTGGCCCTCGTCACTGCTCCAAGCCGCTACACCAGCCAACCAATTGAGACCAAATTG GCTGGGGGCTTTGACATAATGCTACTCGACAGCCTCTACGAAGACGGGGCGAGGAGGCAGCAGATCGCCAGCGTGGCCTACAACGGCAGCCTTGGACAAGCCAACAATCCCTTCGAAACGAACGACCCTTTCGCCATGTCCAACAGCTTTGCGCCCCCTTCCAACATCCAGCTGGCAATGGTGACCCAGCAGCAGCAATACTTCCAGGCTCAACAACATCAGCAGCAATACTACTACCAGCCTCAGCTCCAATACTACCAGCCCCGGCTGCAGCAGCAGCATCAGCAGCAGTATTTCCAGGCTCAGCAGCATCAGCACCAGTATTTCCAGCAGCAGCCCCAGTATTGTGTGCATCCGGCCGGAACTTACAATCCGTTTGGTGACCCTTTCACTGACCTTGTAACTCTGGCTGCTCCTTCAAAACAAGGCGATTTAAGTTTGCTCTGA
- the LOC125517265 gene encoding glycosyltransferase BC10-like, protein MKVPRVWQRGSKDMTAMPHPRHRTAKKPMWIIVLLSIVCVSLIGAYVYPPRRYSTCYFFASSVCTPFKDWLPAVTRREPTDQEVFSSVVIRDLLSMPMPVSKKPKIAFMFLTPGSLPFEKLWENFLQGHEGRYSIYIHASREKPVHSSPLFVGREIRSEKVVWGRVSMVDAEKRLLGNALLDIDNQFFVLLSDSCIPLHTFDYIYNYLMGTNVSFIDSFLDPGPHGSGRYSIEMFPEIEHRDFRKGAQWFAITRRHAILIMADNLYYRKFKLYCKPTVGRNCIADEHYLPTLFKIVDPGGISNYSVTHVDWSEGKWHPRSYRAADITYELLRNITYFNEIVHIASDETRTVTSTPCILNGRKRPCFLFARKFYPDAVNNLLKLFPSYTSA, encoded by the exons ATGAAAGTACCGCGGGTGTGGCAGCGGGGCAGCAAGGACATGACAGCCATGCCACATCCGCGCCACCGCACTGCCAAGAAGCCCATGTGGATAATTGTGCTACTGTCAATTGTTTGTGTTTCGTTGATTGGGGCTTATGTCTATCCTCCACGGCGCTACTCGACCTGTTACTTCTTTGCTTCAAGTGTTTGTACTCCCTTCAAGGATTGGCTCCCTGCTGTGACCCGGCGGGAGCCGACCGATCAAGAGGTTTTTTCGTCTGTGGTTATCAGGGATTTGCTTTCAATGCCTATGCCCGTCTCCAAGAAGCCAAAGATTGCATTTATGTTCTTGACACCTGGTTCATTGCCCTTTGAGAAATTGTGGGAGAATTTTTTGCAG GGCCATGAGGGACGATATTCCATCTATATCCATGCATCTCGTGAAAAGCCTGTGCATTCTAGTCCTTTGTTTGTGGGCCGAGAAATTCGCAGTGAAAAG GTAGTATGGGGCAGGGTTTCAATGGTTGATGCAGAGAAAAGGCTGTTAGGAAATGCATTGCTAGACATTGATAATCAATTTTTCGTCTTGCTTTCTGACAG CTGTATTCCACTACATACATTTGATTACATCTATAATTATCTGATGGGAACAAATGTTAGCTTCATTGACAG TTTCCTGGATCCTGGTCCTCATGGAAGTGGAAGGTATTCTATAGAAATGTTTCCTGAAATAGAGCACAGGGACTTCAGGAAGGGTGCGCAG TGGTTTGCTATAACAAGAAGGCATGCTATACTGATAATGGCAGACAACCTCTACTACCGTAAATTCAAGCTATATTGCAAG CCAACAGTGGGACGGAACTGTATCGCTGATGAGCACTATTTGCCAACCTTGTTCAAA ATAGTAGATCCTGGTGGGATCTCTAATTATTCAGTGACACATGTTGACTGGTCTGAGGGGAAATGGCATCCGAGGTCCTATAGAGCTGCTGATATTACCTATGAACTCTTAAGAAACATAACG TATTTCAATGAGATTGTGCACATTGCAAGTGATGAGACT AGAACTGTGACATCGACCCCATGTATATTGAACGGAAGAAAGAGACCGTGCTTCCTTTTTGCAAGAAAATTTTACCCAGATGCTGTCAACAATCTACTGAAGCTATTTCCCAGTTACACATCTGCTTGA
- the LOC125517264 gene encoding putative clathrin assembly protein At5g57200 isoform X2 has protein sequence MGSWRKAYGALKDSTRVGLAKVHSDFKDLDIAIVKATNHVECPPKERHVRKIFLATSMTCPRADVAYCIYALSRRLSKTKNWTVALKTLIVIHRLLREGDPTFKEEFLAHSHKRNLLHMANFKDGSSPLAWDCSAWVRTYALFLEERLECFRNLKYDIETERLMRSPQHSAKAHSRTRTMPWLDLMEHLPSLQQLLFRLMGCQPEGLACSNYLIQYALALALEESFKTYCAINDRIINLVDMFFERPRYDAIKAIAVYKRASMQAENLADFYEFCKDLELDTTFQFPTLRQPPPSFLAAMEEYIREVPRPTIRRLDSEERKLLTYSQEAPKEPKKPVEEEQEEPAQPEQEPEPEPEPEPEQQLPAMETTGDLLNLDEEVNPFVVDLDEHNALALAIVAPGDGSKASTCQDLFSGSTSGWELALVTAPSRYTSQPIETKLAGGFDIMLLDSLYEDGARRQQIASVAYNGSLGQANNPFETNDPFAMSNSFAPPSNIQLAMVTQQQQYFQAQQHQQQYYYQPQLQYYQPRLQQQHQQQYFQAQQHQHQYFQQQPQYCVHPAGTYNPFGDPFTDLVTLAAPSKQGDLSLL, from the exons ATGGGGTCGTGGCGCAAGGCCTACGGCGCCCTCAAGGACTCCACCAGGGTCGGCCTCGCCAAGGTCCACAGCGACTTCAAG GATTTGGATATTGCCATTGTCAAGGCGACCAACCACGTAGAATGCCCTCCCAAGGAGCGCCACGTCAGAA AAATATTCTTGGCAACCTCGATGACCTGCCCTCGCGCCGATGTCGCCTACTGCATATACGCCTTGTCCAGAAGGCTGTCCAAGACAAAGAATTGGACA GTTGCCTTGAAGACGTTGATAGTGATACACAGGCTTCTGCGAGAAGGCGATCCTACTTTCAAGGAGGAGTTCCTGGCCCACTCACACAAAAGAAACCTTTTGCACATGGCGAATTTCAAGGATGGCTCGAGCCCATTAG CTTGGGATTGCTCCGCGTGGGTTCGCACCTACGCGCTCTTCCTGGAGGAGCGGCTCGAGTGCTTTAGGAATCTAAAATACGACATCGAAACCGAGCGTCTGATGAGATCTCCCCAGCATTCTGCCAAG GCACATAGTAGAACCAGGACGATGCCTTGGCTTGATCTTATGGAGCATTTGCCTTCATTGCAGCAGCTGCTCTTCAGGCTTATGGGCTGTCAG CCTGAAGGTTTAGCATGCTCAAACTACCTCATTCAATATGCATTAGCCTTG GCTTTGGAGGAGAGCTTTAAAACATATTGCGCAATCAATGATAGAATCATCAACCTTGTTGATATG TTCTTCGAGAGGCCGAGGTATGATGCTATCAAGGCTATTGCAGTCTATAAAAGAGCTAGCATGCAG GCAGAAAACCTTGCTGATTTTTACGAATTCTGCAAGGATCTTGAGCTTGACACGACATTCCAGTTTCCTACTCTCAGACAG CCACCCCCATCATTTCTTGCAGCCATGGAGGAGTACATCAGAGAAGTGCCACGTCCCACAATCAGGAGACTG GACAGCGAGGAGAGGAAGCTACTAACCTACAGCCAGGAAGCTCCAAAAGAACCTAAAAAGCCGGTGGAAGAGGAGCAAGAAGAGCCTGCACAGCCTGAACAAGAACCAGAGCCTGAGCCTGAGCCTGAGCCTGAACAACAACTGCCCGCAATGGAAACCACTGGAGATTTACTC AACCTGGATGAGGAGGTGAATCCCTTTGTCGTGGATCTTGATGAACACAACGCGCTTGCACTCGCTATTGTGGCACCAG GAGATGGAAGCAAAGCATCAACTTGTCAAGATTTGTTTTCTGGCAGCACATCTGGGTGGGAGCTGGCCCTCGTCACTGCTCCAAGCCGCTACACCAGCCAACCAATTGAGACCAAATTG GCTGGGGGCTTTGACATAATGCTACTCGACAGCCTCTACGAAGACGGGGCGAGGAGGCAGCAGATCGCCAGCGTGGCCTACAACGGCAGCCTTGGACAAGCCAACAATCCCTTCGAAACGAACGACCCTTTCGCCATGTCCAACAGCTTTGCGCCCCCTTCCAACATCCAGCTGGCAATGGTGACCCAGCAGCAGCAATACTTCCAGGCTCAACAACATCAGCAGCAATACTACTACCAGCCTCAGCTCCAATACTACCAGCCCCGGCTGCAGCAGCAGCATCAGCAGCAGTATTTCCAGGCTCAGCAGCATCAGCACCAGTATTTCCAGCAGCAGCCCCAGTATTGTGTGCATCCGGCCGGAACTTACAATCCGTTTGGTGACCCTTTCACTGACCTTGTAACTCTGGCTGCTCCTTCAAAACAAGGCGATTTAAGTTTGCTCTGA
- the LOC125517433 gene encoding aspartyl protease 25-like — translation MASAIPSLLFCLLVLAPHLGSSYHTSFINGGKQTFVRSSDSMAPPTCSPAPSDGGEVPAGRLPVVHRLSPCSPSGAGEGQSMLSAGDAFDRDSLRLRALFGESEPEDSKAGLTIPATGAPLAALPGAADYSVVVGFGTPVQKLAVGFDTATVGATLLQCKPCSADGDPCVRSFDPSRSHSLAQIPCASPDCPLRACNGPRSCTVALKKKGAVLLNATVVTDTLTFSRSVHADEFRFACLEMGAAADTTTERSSGVLDLSRERHSLASRVLVSPDTVAFSYCLPADPGFPGFLSLGATRPERSGRGVVGGYATVWDKASHPNLYFLRLVGVSVGVRHLRVPPAALASDALLEVHTTFNYLSHHVYAALRHEFREQMREYRRAPPLGELETCYDFSRESSYSVPMITLRFHGGAELVIDHMLYFKDPRNVFGVACLAFAPAPAYAPAGVAVVGSMAQANMEVVYDVRGGKVGFVPNGC, via the exons ATGGCTTCTGCCATTCCTTCTCTGCTGTTCTGCCTGCTCGTTCTCGCCCCTCATCTCGGTAGCTCCTACCACACCAGCTTCATCAATGGCGGGAAGCAGACCTTCGTCCGCTCGTCCGATTCGATGGCCCCGCCGACCTGCTCGCCAGCGCCTTCAG ATGGCGGTGAAGTACCGGCAGGACGCCTACCTGTAGTGCACCGGCTGAGCCCGTGCTCTCCTTCCGGCGCCGGCGAGGGCCAAAGCATGCTATCTGCCGGCGACGCCTTCGACCGCGACTCCCTCCGCCTGCGCGCTCTCTTCGGCGAGTCGGAGCCGGAGGACTCCAAGGCTGGCCTCACCATCCCCGCGACCGGCGCTCCCCTCGCGGCTCTTCCGGGCGCGGCGGACTACAGCGTCGTCGTCGGCTTCGGCACCCCGGTGCAGAAGCTCGCCGTGGGCTTCGACACGGCCACGGTGGGGGCCACGCTGCTCCAGTGCAAGCCGTGCTCCGCCGACGGGGACCCGTGCGTCAGGTCCTTCGACCCCTCCCGGTCGCACTCCCTCGCCCAGATCCCGTGCGCCTCGCCAGATTGTCCCCTCAGGGCTTGCAACGGGCCCAGGAGCTGCACGGTCGCCCTGAAGAAGAAGGGCGCCGTGCTGCTCAACGCCACCGTCGTCACCGACACGCTCACGTTCTCGAGGTCGGTCCATGCCGACGAGTTCAGGTTCGCTTGCTTGGAGATGGGCGCCGCCGCCGACACGACGACGGAGAGGTCGTCCGGAGTCCTAGACCTCAGCAGGGAGCGCCACTCGCTGGCGTCACGGGTCCTTGTGTCTCCGGACACGGTCGCCTTCTCCTACTGCCTGCCGGCGGACCCGGGCTTCCCGGGTTTCCTCTCCCTGGGCGCGACCCGGCCGGAGCGCTCGGGCCGCGGCGTGGTGGGCGGCTACGCCACCGTATGGGACAAGGCTTCCCACCCGAACCTCTACTTCCTCCGGCTCGTCGGCGTGAGCGTGGGCGTGCGGCATCTCCGCGTCCCGCCCGCCGCGCTCGCCAGCGACGCGCTGCTGGAGGTGCACACCACCTTCAACTACCTCAGCCACCACGTGTACGCGGCTCTCCGGCACGAGTTCAGGGAGCAAATGCGGGAGTACCGCCGGGCGCCGCCGCTGGGGGAGCTCGAGACGTGCTACGACTTCTCGCGGGAGAGCTCTTACTCGGTGCCGATGATCACCCTGAGGTTCCACGGCGGGGCGGAGCTCGTCATCGACCACATGCTGTACTTCAAAGACCCCAGAAACGTCTTCGGCGTGGCGTGCCTCGCGTTCGCGCCGGCGCCGGCCTACGCGCCCGCCGGCGTCGCGGTGGTCGGGTCGATGGCGCAGGCCAACATGGAGGTGGTCTACGACGTGCGTGGTGGCAAGGTTGGCTTCGTCCCAAACGGCTGCTAA